The stretch of DNA AGCCCGCGTCACTGCATGGCGAGCGCCTGCGGCTAGAAGTTTCCCAGTGGTTCTTGGGAAGATGCTGGGAATCACTTGTTGCTTGCCCGCTTTAGGGAACCACCGGCGTTGAGATGCCGGGCGGCAGGACACATCAAACACCCGCGCCGCGTGGCCGGCCTCTGAGGAGGCATCCGGAGCCGGAGGGGTGCCCGCCTCGCGTCAGGCCGTGACGGTGAGCGTTTCCACCGTGCATTGGGTGGTCCTGCCGGAGCTGAGCCGGTATTCCGCACGAACCTCGACCTCGACCGCAGCCGGGAGGAGGTCTCCGAACTCACCGGAAGCACTGCGTTCCCGCGCATACGCGACAGCCTGATCCCTGGCACTGAATTCAGGGGATGAAGCATATGGGCCCGCATTGACGATGTAGAACACCCGCGTCACCACAGCACCGGCCAGCTCGTGGGTGGAGTCATGAGCCTGATCAAATACCAGGTCGTCCGCCATGCTTGCTCCTCGATTCATCAGGACTCCCACTTTACCGCCCTTATCAATCGGCTTCCGGCATGTCCTGATGCCCCGGCCGGTTCAGAAGGCGCCAGATGGCCCCGGCGTTCACGGCTGTTCCGCGGGCCCGGACGGCTACCAGCTCGGCAACTATCCCCCGAGGTGGGTGGAGTGGAACGGGAAGTTCCGCGACGTCGTCCGTGACTTCTGGCGCGGCAGGCCCGGGGTCATTGCCGAGCTCGCGAAGCGCCTCACAGGCTCCGCTGACCTCTACCACCGGTGTTCTGTGCAAGGTGGAGCGGTGCCCGACTACCCGTTGGAAGTCGTTGCCGATGAGCCAGGGGGGGCGATCAGGTCCGGCTCTGTGCGTGCCCGCTGGTCGTTCCCCTGCCCGATGGCAGGACTGCCCTGCCCTTCCGCTGGGATTCACAGGGCAACGACAGTTTCCGGACAGCCGCTGCCGATCTTGGTGCTGCAACGTGGTCTGTGAAGCCGGTGAAACCCGCCGGTCGAAATGCGAGGAGACGATACGTTGTCACGTAAGAAGAACATCACGCTAGGGATCTCAGCCACAGCCTTGGCCCTGGGCCTCGGCTTGGGAGTCACAGGCATGGCTTCAGCGACTACTCCGACCCCTACCCCAAGCACAAGCTCCAGCGCCGCCACCGATAATCCGGACAACCACGGGATGCGCGGCGGCCACGGCGCGGACCGGGGACAACTGGCTGCAGACCTTGCCTCGAAGCTCGGCGTTGACCAGGCTAAGGTCACGGCCGCTCTCAGGACCTTCCGTGATGCCAACAAGGCCGCCACGAAGCCGGCGGAGGGCACCGAGCCTGACCACGCCGCCATGGACGCAGCGATGGCCAAGTCGCTGGCTACGACTCTGGGCATTGACGAGGCGAAGGTCACCACAGCCTTGACAGACATCCATGGCGCAGAGCAGGCGACGCGCGCGGCTGCTCTGAAGACCAAGCTGGACAAGTCCGTGACCGGTGGCACGCTGACGCAGGCTGAAGCCGATGCCGTTACGAAGGCCGTGGAAAAGGGTGTGATCGGTGGCGGCGGTCGTTAACATCCACCGCAATACCGTCGCTCCTGCGACATGACGTAAAAGACTCCCCGGCGCATTGCCCCGGGGAGTCTTTCGTTAAGCCGCTACAACGGCCGGGATGTGAAGACCACCTTCTGCGCACGTGCGATCCATGAACGGCGTGCAGCCCGTCAGCGACCGCCAGACCGCGTCCGGGCGGCCTCATCTTTGTCGAAGGCATCGACGATCACGGCCCCGCCAGCTTGACCAGGGAGGCGCCGTTGATGAAACTGGCCCTCCGGCGCCGCAGCCGGAAGGGCAGGGAACGGAAACGGCAGGTCGTAGTGCATCGGCTGCGAAAGCTGATCAGCCGGTAGCGCCGGGGTGGTTCCGGCCGGTTGCGACGTAGGAGGGCTTCCGCGGAAGCCCTCCGGTGTCGGGCCTGTCTGGGGTCAGCGCTGAGGAAGGGCCTTGGTTCCTTCGATCTGCACTGCCTGCAGTTTGTTTGGGTCCAGGCCGAGGGTTTTGAGGATCGTGGGGGCGATCTGCGTGGTGGCGACGGTGCTGGTCACGGTTCGGGCATTTTCGTCGGTGGCGCCGGAGATGACGAGGGGCACGTCCCGGTCGTCGGCGGAGGCTCCGCCGTGCTCTGCGATCTTGCCCTGACCGCCGGTGTAGACCACGCCGGTCTGTGCGATGCCCAGAACATCGGGGTAGCGGGAGTCGTTGGTGGTCGTTCCGAGGTACTTGGCTACTCCTCCTCCTGCGTAGATCTTGCTGAGTCCCGAGGTTGGAACCGTCCTGGGGGCGTTGTTGATGTCGTTACCCGCGGCCGGGTGGGATGCGAGGTAATCCTTGGCGAACTGTGCTGCGGCTTCGGAGTGGTCGGAGAGCCATAGCTGCATGATGTCGTCGTCGGTGGCGAATGCCACCAGGTCCGCGGACGTCGGGTGGGCGGCCTTCCATGCCGCATTGAGGCCGTCGATGACCGCGCCGTCCGGAACCCGGGTCAGTGCAGCGGGATCCATGGGTGACTGGCCGTGCTTGGCGGACAGGATCACCGTGGTGTCTTTGCTGTGGCCGGTGGATTCCAGTGCGGACTGAAGCTTGCCGACGGAGGCGTTGATGTAGTCAAGGGCCTTGCTCAGCAGGGGGCCCGGGGTGGCGCCGCCGGGAAGGTAACCGCCGGTCATGCCGTCGGACGTCGGGAGTTTCTGCGCCGTGGAGACGGACTGGAAGTTCATGCCGAAGATAGCGGGCACGGCGGCGGTCTGGGTCCCGGAGTGGTCTTTGCCGGCAATTTCGTTCAGCACGGCCTGGACCTTGTACCCGTCGTACTGCTGGGTGGCTGCGTTGTCCTTGGTCCAGTCCCCGTTGAACGGCGAGGGGACGTTCGAGTTGATTTCTGGGGTGAACAGGTCGTCCACGCCCTTGCCTGAGGGCCCATTGAGGATTTCATAGGCCGGGTGCTTGTCCACCCATGCCGTGGTCAGGCCGGCGCTCTTGGCGACCTCGAAGACGGTGTTCACCTTCAGGTACTGATGCGGGTAGACCGGCTGGCATGTCGCCGGATCCACCGGGAGGGCGGCCGGATTCAGGAGAGTTTCCGGGTGTCCCGTCATGTTCAGGATGCTTGCGGGCAGGCCGCTGAGACCTTGTCCGGCATCGAGTGCGAGCGGGTTCTTGTCGGCCGCTTCGGTGAACGCCACCTCGGCCCCCGGGGCGGTGCTCTTGCAGTCTGTCGTGCCGGCCGGCAACAGGGCGCGGTTGAACGTGTCGTCATAGTAGACCCCGGTGGTGCCGGGGTTTCCGCCGGTCATCTGGCCGACGAGTCCCGGGAACGAGTCCGAGGGCACCGGTGTCTGGGCGTGGGTGTAACTCGTGCCGTGGTTCACGAGCGAAGCAAGGGAGGACATCGGGTGGTTCTTGACGTACCAGTCCAGGTCCTTCCGGTGCATGCCATCCACTGAAAGCAGCAGGACATGCTTGGAAGTTTCGCCCCTGCCGCTCTGGCCGTCATTGCCGTGCTGACCGTTGTCGGCCAGCGCCGGCGCCACTGCCGAACCCGCCATCATGACCGCACCGAGAACCCCGGCTGCGGCAACCGCGTTTTTCTTAGCTGACTTCATCAAAATATGACCCTTCGCCAATGTGAAAATCACGGAATGATTTGCTTCCCCTTGAGGATTCTTGCCGATGGCAGGTCCTTTCCTCCTCTGTTTTCGAGCGACCCAGCCGAAGGTTCACCGCAGGTTCAACCGTGCGTCATGAAACCTTTCGGAAACTCACAGGCAGGTGCGGTCGGGATCAGTTCCCAGCACGGTGTCGTGGCCATGGTTGCCGCCGGATTTTGGGCCCGCGATTGCGCGACCCGGTGGATGGTGCCGGGCGTGGTGGTTTGCATTTCCCTGGCCGCCATTTTTACGGGGGATGCTTCGGCGGGCCGCCGGGGCGTGGATGGTTTTCCTGGAAGCTGGCATCCGGCCGGCGGAGTCCTGCTGTTTGCGGTGAATTCTACTTTCAAATGAGGACGGTCGTTGCAACGCCCCGGAAAATCCTGGATGTTGCAACGACCGTTTGATAAAACGCGCCTCTAAGGGTTTTGGCCTTAGTGAGTCTGGTTGCCGTCCTGCAGCCGGCTGTCCTCGTGTCCCTCGGACTTATCCGCGGCCTGCCCGGTGAATGCCAAGCCCTTGGGGTGGATGGCTGCCAGTTCCGGGATCGGGGTGAGGGCCCCGGTGGTCAAGTCCAGGGTCGCGAGGTAGGCCGGGGCCGCGTCGGGGACGACGGTCGAGACGGCCTGGCCGGCCTTGAACGGGCCGGTGACGGAGAAGACCTTGTTGTCTTTGGGATCGGTAACCAGCAGTGTCTGCCCTGTGTGGGCCGCGAACACGGTGTCATCCAGGGGCTGGGCGACGGCCAGGGTCTGGAGGCTCTGATGGCCGGTGCCGGGGCTGGAAGCGAAGATCAGTTGCTGGTCCGCCTGGGCGTCGAGCATGAAGGCGTTCTTGAACCGTGGGGCGGAGTCAGGGACGATCGTGTTGGAGTCCGGGTCGGTCAGGGCCAGAGACTCCGGCTGTCCGGTGTGGTTGCCGTTGGCGGCGGTGGCCATGGCGGTGGCCATGGCGTTGTCGCCGAAGAGCGGGGTGAGTTTGGCGGTGGTGCCTTGCAGGTCAACGGAGTACGCGGCGGGGCCGGTGGTGTCGGCCGGGGCGGAGGCGCTGACCAGGATGGTGCCGTCGTTGACGGATATGGCGTCGGTGCCGCCGCCGTGGGTCAGGCCTGAGTATGCGTAGGTGGTCAGCGGCTTCGGCTGGTCCGGGGTGAGGGTGGAGATGCTGGAGTTGCCATCCTCGTTGGCGGTCAGGAGGAGACGGTTGTGGGCCGGGTCGGCTGTCAGCCCGTCGACCTTGCCGGTGACCTGCCAGGACTTTCCGGGGGTTCCGTTGAGGCCGTACTGCTGGATGGTGCTGGCGGCCGCTCCGGCCGCGGAGGGCTCGCCGAGGGGGCCGACCCCGTTCTGGTAGGAGACGTAAATGGAATCGCCCAGCCGGGCGATGTCGTCGGGGGCCGACTCGGTGCCCACGGGGGAGAAGGTCTTCACGATGTAACCGGCAGGGTTGACCGGCGCCTCGCGGTTTTGTGTCGCGGAGGCAGGCAGGGCGGCGGAGGCCATGGCCGCGGCGGTGACCGCGGCACCCATCACGACGAGGGAGGTGCGCTTGAGCTTGTTCGCTGTAACAGACACGGAAGAGTCCTTCGGTCGGGAGAAAGGGAGGTCCCGGCCAAGGTAGGGCAGCGGGCTGGGAGACCAGCCATGGAACGGCTAACAGCCGGCAACGCGGGAATGAACAACCAACAACCCTCCCGGCGGCCCGACCCCGATGCCATCGACCGCCAGAACGGCCGACCGGACGGCTGGACTTTCCGTAGACACCGGCTTGTATGCCCATGGGGGCCTGCCGGTGCGGCCGTGCTTCGCGACGTCGGACTACTTTTTGGCCGCCAGGGGCAACGCGGCACGCATCATATTCCAAGGCATTGGGACGGGTGGCCCGTTACATTTATTGGGTCCCCGAAGGCCGGGGATTTGGTCGCTGAACCCGGTATGACTTTCTCGCCCTGTCATTGATGATCCGGGGGGTGTTGTCGCCGGGTTCGGAGACACTTGCTGACCGCTGATAGGGACACGGCCGGGCGATAGCGTCCAGGTCTCTTTGTAACGTGGGTGCCGGCATCGGGTGTCGTGACTGCGGCCATATGGTGGTGCAAAGGAGCGCCGGTATGGAACAGGAATTCGACATCTTCTGCGGGCTCGATGTCGGCAAGAGCGAACATCATGCAACCGCGCTCAACGCCGCCGGGGAGCGGGTTTTCGACAAACCGCTGCCGCAGGACGAAGCACGGCTCCGGATGCTGTTTACCGCACTCCAGGAGCACGGACAGGTCCTGGTGGTGGTCGACCAGCCCAACACCATCGGGGCGCTGC from Arthrobacter sp. PAMC25564 encodes:
- a CDS encoding alkaline phosphatase family protein, with protein sequence MKSAKKNAVAAAGVLGAVMMAGSAVAPALADNGQHGNDGQSGRGETSKHVLLLSVDGMHRKDLDWYVKNHPMSSLASLVNHGTSYTHAQTPVPSDSFPGLVGQMTGGNPGTTGVYYDDTFNRALLPAGTTDCKSTAPGAEVAFTEAADKNPLALDAGQGLSGLPASILNMTGHPETLLNPAALPVDPATCQPVYPHQYLKVNTVFEVAKSAGLTTAWVDKHPAYEILNGPSGKGVDDLFTPEINSNVPSPFNGDWTKDNAATQQYDGYKVQAVLNEIAGKDHSGTQTAAVPAIFGMNFQSVSTAQKLPTSDGMTGGYLPGGATPGPLLSKALDYINASVGKLQSALESTGHSKDTTVILSAKHGQSPMDPAALTRVPDGAVIDGLNAAWKAAHPTSADLVAFATDDDIMQLWLSDHSEAAAQFAKDYLASHPAAGNDINNAPRTVPTSGLSKIYAGGGVAKYLGTTTNDSRYPDVLGIAQTGVVYTGGQGKIAEHGGASADDRDVPLVISGATDENARTVTSTVATTQIAPTILKTLGLDPNKLQAVQIEGTKALPQR